Proteins co-encoded in one bacterium genomic window:
- a CDS encoding MBL fold metallo-hydrolase codes for MDIKILASESLGVRSYCTYVKTESIKVIIDPGCALGPDRFNLPPHKQEVESLWECWERINKHLKECDVAIITHYHYDHHHYRNANLYEGKTLLFKDFSTINPRQKRRAEKFFEELKSPRAVIAADGRSFRFGKTEVEFTKALPHGYGREDIKVIGVYIKENEESIFYTSDISGVFVDSLVDFLKNKQITTLIFDGFPLYIKGSVLKNKWFLDSLKKLDFLIRKCNIKNLIIDHHSARIQDWKKYYEEILSNKNLSFVGTAAEFLKMQPKYLESMRRTLFTKK; via the coding sequence ATGGACATCAAAATATTAGCGAGTGAAAGCCTTGGAGTTAGATCGTACTGTACTTATGTTAAGACAGAATCTATAAAGGTTATCATAGACCCTGGGTGTGCACTTGGCCCTGATAGATTCAACCTTCCTCCACATAAGCAAGAGGTTGAATCCTTGTGGGAATGCTGGGAAAGAATAAATAAACATTTGAAAGAATGCGATGTTGCGATTATAACCCACTACCATTACGATCACCACCACTACAGGAATGCAAATCTTTACGAAGGAAAAACTCTTTTATTTAAAGACTTTTCAACTATAAATCCAAGACAGAAAAGAAGAGCCGAAAAGTTTTTTGAGGAATTGAAATCCCCAAGGGCAGTGATTGCCGCAGACGGAAGGAGCTTTCGTTTCGGAAAGACGGAAGTTGAGTTTACCAAGGCACTGCCTCATGGATATGGAAGAGAAGATATCAAGGTAATCGGAGTTTATATCAAAGAAAATGAGGAAAGCATTTTTTACACGTCTGACATTTCTGGAGTCTTTGTGGATTCTCTCGTCGATTTTTTAAAAAACAAACAAATTACCACGCTTATTTTTGATGGCTTCCCGCTGTACATAAAAGGGTCTGTCTTAAAGAACAAATGGTTCTTGGATTCCCTCAAAAAGCTTGATTTCTTAATACGCAAGTGTAATATAAAAAATCTGATTATTGACCATCATTCGGCCAGAATTCAGGATTGGAAAAAATATTACGAAGAGATTTTAAGTAACAAAAACCTCAGTTTTGTAGGAACAGCCGCTGAATTCCTTAAAATGCAACCCAAATACTTGGAATCAATGAGAAGAACCCTTTTTACCAAA